Proteins encoded within one genomic window of Mesorhizobium sp. AR10:
- a CDS encoding xylulokinase — MNDVVIGIDASTTAVKAIAFTRDGEELFQARETYPLSNPRPGHFEQDAEHWWTALLGALRQVTEAVGASRVAAISIAHQRETFTLIDDAGKPLIPAILWLDERARPQVARLSAELGREAIRDWSGKPPDPTPALYAIAWLAEHQPQVLAKAAALVDVHGFFVLRLTGRLVTSTASADPLGLLDVEKGIWHPELVAAAGLRPDQLPELVAPGMVCGGLSESVAGLTGLKAGTPIVVGAGDGQAMGLGMGVYGEGKTYLSLGSGVVSGCYSGTVTTSDAFRTLVSPTGSGFMLETVLRSGMQLVDWIVRTTGSPSAAALEKAAVNVAAGSEGLLVMPYWAGVMSPYWDGAARGAIVGLSLDHRPEHLFRATLEGIAFEQAIATEAMEARTGGKPAAMVAAGGGTNSALLMRIMASVLERPLSVSPVNEAAALGAAMLAASAVGWFASSAAAAEAMTAPPTRHVDPVDGLVPFYRARKAIYRDLYQATRDIHTRLGALG, encoded by the coding sequence ATGAACGATGTCGTAATCGGGATCGATGCCTCGACGACGGCCGTGAAGGCGATTGCCTTCACCCGTGACGGCGAAGAACTGTTCCAGGCACGCGAGACCTATCCGCTTTCAAATCCCAGGCCCGGCCATTTCGAGCAGGACGCCGAACATTGGTGGACAGCGCTGCTCGGCGCCCTGAGGCAGGTCACAGAGGCGGTTGGCGCTTCGCGGGTGGCGGCGATTTCCATTGCCCACCAGCGCGAGACCTTCACGCTGATCGACGATGCCGGCAAGCCGCTCATTCCAGCCATCCTGTGGCTCGATGAGCGCGCGCGCCCGCAGGTTGCCAGGCTTTCGGCCGAACTCGGCCGCGAGGCGATCCGCGACTGGAGCGGCAAGCCGCCGGACCCGACGCCGGCGCTCTATGCCATCGCCTGGCTCGCCGAACACCAGCCGCAAGTGCTGGCCAAGGCTGCGGCACTGGTCGACGTGCATGGCTTCTTCGTTCTCCGGCTGACCGGCCGGCTGGTTACCAGCACCGCAAGCGCCGATCCGCTCGGACTTCTCGATGTAGAGAAAGGCATCTGGCACCCTGAGCTTGTCGCGGCGGCGGGTTTGCGGCCGGACCAACTGCCGGAGTTGGTCGCGCCGGGCATGGTCTGCGGTGGACTTAGCGAAAGCGTGGCAGGACTGACCGGCCTGAAGGCCGGCACTCCCATTGTCGTCGGCGCCGGCGACGGTCAGGCGATGGGCCTCGGCATGGGTGTGTACGGCGAAGGCAAGACCTACCTGTCGCTCGGCTCGGGCGTTGTCAGCGGCTGCTATTCCGGCACAGTCACAACGTCGGACGCTTTTCGTACGCTGGTCTCGCCCACAGGTTCGGGATTCATGCTGGAGACCGTGCTGCGCTCGGGCATGCAATTGGTCGACTGGATCGTCCGCACCACCGGCTCGCCGTCGGCGGCGGCGCTGGAGAAGGCGGCGGTCAATGTTGCCGCCGGCAGCGAAGGCCTGCTTGTCATGCCCTATTGGGCCGGCGTCATGAGCCCCTATTGGGATGGTGCGGCGCGCGGCGCCATTGTCGGCCTGTCGCTCGACCACCGACCGGAGCATCTCTTCCGCGCCACTCTGGAAGGCATCGCCTTCGAGCAGGCCATCGCCACCGAGGCGATGGAAGCCCGGACCGGCGGCAAGCCGGCCGCAATGGTCGCCGCCGGCGGCGGCACCAATTCGGCTTTGCTGATGCGGATCATGGCGAGCGTGCTCGAGCGGCCGCTCTCGGTCTCGCCGGTCAACGAAGCCGCAGCACTCGGCGCGGCGATGCTGGCGGCTTCGGCGGTCGGATGGTTTGCATCGTCAGCGGCGGCAGCCGAGGCGATGACGGCGCCGCCGACCCGGCATGTCGACCCGGTCGACGGACTGGTGCCCTTCTACCGCGCCCGCAAGGCGATCTATCGCGACCTCTATCAGGCAACGCGCGACATCCACACCCGCCTTGGCGCACTCGGCTAG
- a CDS encoding sugar-binding transcriptional regulator, with product MATIENEKTSRFPDSELKARAAWHYYVEGLTQERISEILGIGRIKVHRILSAAREEGIVQFRIRDSVVECVVLEESLKQRFGLSQAVVVPSAADRSNAPLMIGHAAAAYLADHVNAGDVIALGWGRTLKFAINELPRRPIARTTVVSMLGGLTRAQPLNPTESAWDFAEKIGAECFLLPVPVYADRPEQRDAFMSQRSVQDVVFRARRANIAVLSVGSFSNESPIANYGFIKPSELEELQAAGAVGDILCHFVDAEGRPVEHEVNRRVCAYPLQDLSEIPNIILVSGGQEKVAVMRAALAGTKVSVLITDEDAAKGLLNGGPSA from the coding sequence ATGGCGACCATCGAGAACGAGAAGACCTCGCGCTTTCCGGACTCCGAGCTCAAGGCCCGCGCGGCGTGGCACTACTATGTCGAGGGTCTGACGCAGGAACGGATTTCCGAGATCCTCGGCATCGGCCGCATCAAGGTGCATCGCATTCTCTCCGCCGCCCGCGAGGAGGGCATCGTCCAGTTCCGCATCCGTGACAGCGTTGTCGAATGTGTGGTGCTGGAGGAGAGCCTGAAGCAGCGTTTCGGCCTCAGCCAGGCCGTGGTGGTGCCGTCGGCTGCCGACAGGAGCAACGCGCCGCTGATGATCGGCCATGCCGCCGCTGCCTACCTGGCCGACCATGTGAATGCCGGCGATGTCATTGCACTCGGCTGGGGGCGGACGCTGAAATTCGCCATCAACGAATTGCCGCGGCGGCCGATCGCCAGGACGACCGTCGTCTCCATGCTTGGCGGCCTCACGCGTGCCCAGCCGCTCAACCCGACCGAAAGCGCGTGGGATTTCGCCGAAAAGATCGGCGCCGAGTGTTTCCTGCTGCCGGTGCCGGTCTATGCCGACAGGCCGGAGCAGCGTGACGCCTTCATGAGCCAGCGCAGCGTCCAGGATGTCGTCTTTCGTGCGCGCCGGGCAAACATCGCCGTCCTCAGCGTCGGCTCGTTTTCCAATGAAAGCCCGATCGCCAATTACGGCTTCATCAAGCCCAGCGAACTCGAGGAATTGCAGGCCGCCGGCGCCGTCGGTGACATTCTGTGCCATTTCGTCGACGCCGAGGGCCGTCCGGTCGAGCATGAGGTCAATCGCCGGGTCTGCGCCTATCCGCTGCAGGATCTGTCGGAGATCCCGAATATCATCCTGGTTTCGGGAGGCCAGGAAAAGGTCGCCGTCATGCGGGCGGCACTCGCCGGCACCAAGGTTTCTGTCCTGATCACTGACGAGGATGCGGCCAAGGGCCTGCTCAACGGCGGACCTTCCGCCTAG
- a CDS encoding DUF427 domain-containing protein has protein sequence MLDTIVQYEFEPGYVAFTMPSPKRLRVQVGSMIVADTVNALVFYESDHLPVYYFPIGDVREEFLLPSKTTTEDPYKGVATHYSLNTGITLVEDGAWRYLDPVKGCPPISDYMSFYWSKIGHWFEEDEEIFVHARDPFRRVDCLPSSRRVQVVLDGEQVADSRRGVFLFETGHPVRHYLPIADTRLDLFAPSRYISRCPYKGISNYYHVTTKAKRHENLVWYYPEPVHEAERIKGLVCFHHELVDKILVDGVEIPKEATAASAGYF, from the coding sequence TTGCTTGACACCATCGTCCAGTATGAGTTCGAGCCGGGCTATGTCGCCTTCACCATGCCATCGCCGAAACGGCTGCGCGTCCAGGTCGGGTCGATGATTGTCGCCGACACGGTCAACGCGCTGGTGTTCTACGAATCCGATCATCTGCCGGTCTACTATTTCCCGATCGGCGACGTGCGTGAGGAGTTCCTGCTGCCCAGCAAGACGACGACGGAGGATCCATACAAGGGTGTCGCTACGCACTACTCGCTCAACACCGGCATCACGCTGGTCGAGGATGGCGCATGGCGCTATCTCGATCCGGTCAAGGGCTGTCCGCCGATTTCAGACTACATGTCGTTCTATTGGAGCAAGATTGGTCACTGGTTCGAGGAGGACGAGGAGATCTTCGTCCACGCCCGCGATCCGTTCCGCCGGGTCGACTGCCTGCCGTCGTCGCGGCGCGTCCAGGTCGTCCTCGACGGCGAGCAGGTCGCCGATTCACGCCGTGGCGTCTTCCTGTTCGAGACCGGGCATCCGGTGCGCCACTATTTGCCGATCGCCGACACGCGGCTCGATCTGTTTGCGCCCAGCCGCTACATCTCGCGCTGCCCCTACAAGGGTATCTCCAACTATTATCATGTGACGACCAAGGCTAAGCGCCACGAGAACCTCGTCTGGTACTATCCCGAGCCCGTCCACGAGGCCGAGCGCATCAAGGGGCTGGTGTGCTTCCACCACGAGTTGGTCGACAAGATCCTGGTCGACGGCGTCGAAATCCCGAAGGAAGCCACGGCCGCGTCGGCCGGCTATTTCTGA
- a CDS encoding NAD(P)H-dependent oxidoreductase: MSHPQFAAELLQRAEKQGPITIGLAGAGQMGTDIVVQVALMPGMRIGAISEVRPQAAIDAALLAGHDRSDIVQAANASAIDRAIEAGKIAVTEDLHALASAGRIDVIIDATGNPNIGTLFALEVMKNGKHIVMLNVEADITIGRFLKEEARKAGVVYTGAAGDEPACTLEIIGFARSLGFNIIAAGKGKNNPLKIDAMPADYEKEAAERNMNARMLVEFVDGSKTAIEMVAIANATGLVPDVPGMHGPTATLEELANVLCPREDGGVLHRKGVVDYSIGKGVAPGVFCIIETRHPRVLERMVDLKVGKGPYFTIFRPYHLTSLEVPLSAARAVVYKRADMEPLDHPVAEAVAVAKSDLGLGQSLGMIGENDYRGFAMTWEDARARGALPLGLAERAKVVKPVKTGDFLTYENCVPDDSMVITQIRRRLDQSDGRFVTNAA; this comes from the coding sequence ATGTCCCATCCGCAATTTGCAGCGGAACTTCTGCAGCGCGCTGAAAAGCAGGGACCGATCACCATCGGTCTGGCCGGCGCCGGGCAGATGGGCACCGACATCGTCGTTCAGGTCGCATTGATGCCGGGCATGCGCATCGGTGCAATTTCCGAAGTTAGGCCGCAAGCGGCGATCGACGCCGCATTGCTCGCCGGCCATGACCGTTCCGATATCGTGCAGGCGGCCAATGCGTCAGCCATCGACCGCGCCATCGAGGCCGGCAAGATCGCGGTGACCGAAGACCTGCATGCGCTGGCCTCCGCCGGCCGCATCGACGTCATCATCGACGCCACCGGCAACCCCAACATCGGCACGCTGTTTGCGCTCGAAGTGATGAAGAACGGCAAGCACATCGTCATGCTCAATGTCGAGGCCGACATCACCATCGGTCGCTTCCTCAAGGAAGAGGCGCGCAAGGCCGGCGTGGTCTACACGGGTGCGGCCGGCGACGAGCCCGCCTGCACACTGGAGATCATCGGCTTTGCCAGGAGCCTTGGCTTCAACATCATCGCCGCCGGCAAGGGCAAGAACAATCCGCTGAAGATCGACGCCATGCCTGCCGACTACGAGAAGGAAGCGGCCGAGCGCAACATGAATGCGCGCATGCTGGTCGAATTCGTCGACGGCTCCAAGACGGCGATCGAGATGGTGGCGATCGCCAACGCCACCGGACTGGTGCCCGACGTGCCGGGTATGCATGGGCCGACTGCGACGCTGGAAGAACTGGCCAACGTGCTCTGCCCGCGCGAGGACGGCGGCGTGCTGCATCGCAAGGGCGTGGTCGACTACTCCATCGGCAAGGGCGTGGCGCCCGGCGTGTTCTGCATCATCGAGACAAGGCACCCGCGCGTGCTGGAACGCATGGTCGACCTCAAGGTCGGCAAGGGCCCGTATTTCACGATCTTCCGCCCCTATCACCTGACCAGCCTGGAAGTGCCGCTGTCGGCGGCGCGTGCCGTGGTCTACAAGCGCGCCGACATGGAGCCGCTCGACCATCCGGTCGCCGAAGCGGTGGCTGTGGCCAAGAGCGACCTTGGCCTTGGCCAGTCGCTCGGCATGATCGGCGAGAACGACTATCGCGGCTTTGCCATGACCTGGGAGGACGCGCGCGCCCGCGGCGCCCTGCCGCTCGGGCTTGCCGAACGCGCCAAGGTGGTCAAGCCGGTCAAGACCGGCGACTTCCTCACCTATGAAAATTGTGTACCCGACGATTCGATGGTGATAACCCAGATCCGCCGTCGTCTCGACCAGTCGGATGGACGGTTCGTTACCAACGCCGCCTGA
- a CDS encoding ABC transporter substrate-binding protein, whose translation MPKHFKMIDTARKNLTAIENSAVDELLAGRIGRRDFLRHGSLLGLSLPLLGGIVAAAGLGTPQARAEGKPGGTVRAGIATPGGAIDPVTYYDSGSYQLVFQTAEFLCVTQPDLTLKPVLAESWSPNEDGSVWTFKLRKGVKFHNGEEFRADDVVATFDRLADPSGASNALSVFKGLLSKGGTRKVDDHTVAFHLDAPNGSFPYSVSIDNYNAVILPASYKGDYEKTFEGTGPFRLESYTPKVGASFIRNPDYWGEKALPDRLEFKFYGDVQPRILALQAGEVDLLDAVPLDVSQVVLNSSDITVLRVASTAHRQLHMRCDTGPFTDKRVRQALALCIDRSKLVDGLCRGMAATGNDSPFAPAFPATDKSVPQRVQDIAKAKQLLEAAGLASGFDMTLTTLRYSDIPGYAQLFQNFAKEIGARIALNIEDQDKYYGKAVFGQSDWLDSPLGITDYAHRSVPNVFLNSPLTSDGPWNAAHFKNSTYDGMVKSYLKALDIGAQRSAASDIQKLLLDETPVIFSYFPDLLVPVRKNVSGLPPIAAGLLLDRVSLG comes from the coding sequence ATGCCCAAGCATTTCAAGATGATCGATACCGCTCGCAAAAATCTCACCGCAATCGAAAATTCCGCTGTCGACGAGCTTCTGGCGGGCAGGATCGGCCGCCGCGATTTCTTGCGCCACGGCAGCTTGCTCGGCCTGTCGCTGCCGTTGCTGGGCGGCATCGTTGCCGCCGCCGGTCTCGGCACGCCACAGGCGCGCGCCGAGGGCAAGCCGGGCGGAACCGTGCGCGCCGGCATCGCGACGCCGGGCGGCGCGATCGACCCCGTCACCTATTACGACAGTGGCAGCTACCAGCTGGTGTTCCAGACCGCCGAATTTCTCTGCGTCACCCAGCCGGACCTGACCCTGAAGCCAGTGCTGGCAGAAAGCTGGTCGCCGAACGAGGATGGCAGCGTCTGGACCTTCAAGCTGCGCAAGGGCGTAAAATTCCACAATGGCGAGGAGTTTCGGGCGGACGACGTTGTGGCGACCTTCGACCGTCTCGCCGATCCGAGCGGTGCATCCAACGCGCTGTCGGTGTTCAAGGGGTTGTTGTCGAAGGGCGGCACCCGCAAGGTCGACGACCATACCGTCGCCTTCCATCTCGATGCGCCGAACGGCAGCTTTCCCTATTCGGTGTCGATCGACAATTACAACGCCGTCATCCTGCCGGCGAGCTACAAGGGCGATTACGAAAAGACCTTCGAGGGTACCGGGCCGTTCCGGCTCGAGAGCTACACGCCGAAGGTCGGCGCCAGCTTTATCCGCAACCCCGACTATTGGGGCGAAAAGGCGTTGCCCGACCGGCTCGAATTCAAGTTCTACGGCGACGTGCAACCGCGCATCCTGGCGCTACAGGCCGGCGAAGTGGATCTGCTCGACGCGGTGCCGCTCGATGTCAGTCAGGTGGTGCTGAACAGCTCTGATATCACCGTCTTGCGCGTCGCCTCGACCGCCCACCGCCAGTTGCATATGCGCTGCGACACCGGCCCGTTTACCGACAAGCGCGTGCGCCAGGCCCTGGCGCTGTGCATTGACCGCAGCAAGCTGGTCGATGGCTTGTGCCGCGGCATGGCCGCCACCGGCAATGACAGCCCGTTCGCGCCGGCTTTTCCGGCGACCGACAAGTCGGTGCCGCAGCGGGTGCAGGACATTGCCAAGGCCAAGCAACTGCTCGAGGCGGCGGGACTGGCCAGCGGCTTCGACATGACGCTGACGACGCTGCGCTATTCCGACATTCCGGGATACGCGCAATTGTTCCAGAACTTCGCCAAGGAGATCGGCGCCCGCATTGCGCTCAACATCGAAGACCAGGACAAATATTACGGGAAGGCGGTGTTCGGCCAATCGGACTGGCTGGACAGCCCACTCGGTATCACCGATTACGCACACCGCAGCGTGCCGAATGTGTTCCTCAACAGCCCGCTCACCAGCGACGGACCCTGGAATGCGGCGCATTTCAAGAATTCCACCTATGACGGCATGGTCAAAAGTTACCTGAAGGCGCTCGATATCGGCGCCCAGCGCAGTGCTGCCTCCGACATCCAGAAATTGCTGCTCGACGAGACCCCGGTCATCTTCAGCTATTTCCCGGACCTTTTGGTGCCGGTGCGCAAGAATGTCAGCGGCCTGCCGCCAATCGCGGCCGGGCTGCTGCTCGACCGCGTGTCCCTGGGATAG
- a CDS encoding ABC transporter permease gives MAVSNDASDLKAGAQAATGAKLSALFAGTMGPLIGLLLLCLALTLTTDTFLTVRNILNVLDQITVLGIMAIGMTLVILIGGIDLSVGSVLALAAMVMGFVAHPDYLNLGLAAGVVAALVVAGLCGLVSGLLVTITRLPPFIATLAMMSVARGLANMITDGSQIVGFPDWFTNLSIIRHFGFLSVTVGLMMVLAIIFAIFLNYRATGRSLYAIGGSAEVARLSGIPVKSLTNWVYAICGVLAGLAGIVLAARLDSVQPSSGLGYELDTIAAVVIGGASLSGGVGSIGGTAVGVLIIGVLRNGLNLLGVSPFIQQVVIGVVIALAVATDTWRRRAQ, from the coding sequence GTGGCTGTGAGCAACGATGCGAGCGATTTGAAAGCCGGCGCACAGGCCGCGACGGGCGCGAAGCTTTCGGCGCTGTTCGCCGGAACCATGGGTCCGCTCATCGGGCTGCTGCTGCTGTGCCTTGCCCTGACGCTGACCACCGACACCTTCCTGACCGTCCGCAACATCCTCAACGTGCTCGACCAGATCACCGTGCTCGGCATCATGGCGATCGGCATGACGCTGGTCATCCTGATCGGCGGCATCGACCTTTCCGTCGGTTCCGTGCTGGCGCTCGCCGCCATGGTGATGGGCTTTGTCGCCCATCCCGACTATCTCAATCTCGGCCTTGCGGCGGGCGTCGTCGCGGCACTCGTCGTTGCCGGCCTTTGCGGGCTGGTTTCAGGCCTGCTGGTGACGATCACCAGGTTGCCGCCCTTCATTGCCACGCTGGCGATGATGTCGGTGGCGCGCGGCCTCGCCAACATGATCACCGACGGCTCGCAAATCGTCGGTTTTCCCGACTGGTTCACCAACCTGTCGATCATCCGCCATTTCGGTTTCCTGTCGGTCACCGTCGGACTGATGATGGTGCTAGCCATCATCTTCGCGATCTTCCTCAACTACCGCGCCACCGGCCGCAGCCTTTACGCGATCGGCGGCAGCGCCGAGGTCGCCCGGCTCTCCGGCATCCCGGTCAAGTCGCTGACCAACTGGGTCTATGCGATCTGCGGCGTGCTGGCCGGGCTCGCCGGCATCGTGCTTGCGGCACGGCTGGATTCCGTCCAGCCGAGCTCCGGCCTCGGCTACGAATTGGACACGATCGCCGCCGTGGTGATCGGCGGCGCCAGCCTGTCGGGCGGCGTCGGCTCTATCGGCGGCACCGCCGTCGGCGTGCTCATCATCGGCGTGCTGCGCAACGGGCTGAACCTGCTCGGCGTCTCGCCCTTCATCCAGCAGGTGGTGATCGGCGTGGTGATCGCGCTGGCGGTCGCCACCGATACCTGGCGGCGGCGAGCGCAATGA